The Streptomyces albofaciens JCM 4342 genome has a segment encoding these proteins:
- a CDS encoding D-sedoheptulose-7-phosphate isomerase, with amino-acid sequence MSHPLDAAHRHCQSLQDAVHQLRRHHLRRIAEWGNQLGAVLPVGGRLLAAGNGGSAAQAQHLTAELVGRYQHDRPAYSAIALHAETSSVTAIGNDYGFEQVYARQVAAHGRPGDILLLLSTSGRSRNLLAAAETARDAELRVWALTGPRPNPLADAADEAVCVHSPSSATVQEAHLIAVHILCEHFDAVSAAPPSAPSASDVPLGAAVEVAVADRDGAL; translated from the coding sequence ATGAGCCATCCTCTCGACGCCGCCCACCGCCACTGCCAGTCGCTCCAGGACGCGGTGCACCAGCTGCGCCGCCACCACCTGCGCCGGATAGCCGAGTGGGGGAACCAGCTCGGCGCCGTGCTGCCGGTGGGCGGCCGGCTGCTCGCCGCGGGCAACGGCGGCAGCGCCGCCCAGGCCCAGCATCTGACGGCCGAACTCGTCGGCCGCTACCAGCACGACCGCCCCGCCTACTCGGCGATCGCCCTGCACGCGGAGACCTCCAGCGTCACCGCCATCGGCAACGACTACGGCTTCGAGCAGGTCTACGCCCGGCAGGTGGCCGCGCACGGCCGCCCCGGCGACATCCTCCTGCTGCTCTCCACCTCCGGCCGCAGCCGCAATCTGCTGGCCGCCGCCGAGACCGCGCGCGACGCGGAGCTGCGGGTGTGGGCGCTGACCGGGCCCCGGCCCAACCCGCTGGCCGACGCCGCCGACGAGGCGGTGTGCGTGCACTCCCCCAGCAGCGCGACGGTGCAGGAAGCGCACCTGATAGCGGTGCACATCCTGTGCGAGCACTTCGACGCCGTCAGCGCCGCGCCGCCGTCCGCGCCGTCCGCCTCGGACGTCCCGCTGGGAGCCGCGGTGGAAGTCGCGGTGGCGGACCGGGACGGTGCGCTGTGA